A window of Symphalangus syndactylus isolate Jambi chromosome 24, NHGRI_mSymSyn1-v2.1_pri, whole genome shotgun sequence contains these coding sequences:
- the FAM83C gene encoding protein FAM83C, whose product MLGGLGPGGLGAQGMARPLRGRVEELKRPWWRESSPLVLRHSEAAQLAADALLERGEAAYLQVVSEERELPFLSALDVDYMTSHVRGGPELSEAQGQEASGPDRLSLLSEVTSGTYFPMASDIDPPDLDLGWPEVPQATGFSPTQAVVHFQRDKAKNIKDLLRFLFSQARTVVAVVMDIFTDMELLCDLMEASSRRGVPVYLLLAQEHLRHFLEMCYKMDLNGGHLPNMRVRSTCGDTYFSKAGRRFTGQALEKFILIDCEQVVAGSYSFTWLCSQAHTSMVLQLRGRIVEDFDREFRCLYAESRPVEGFCGGVDLLSPRAPRPPPVAVAFGPGIPSPTSSPPSSTSLSSIKRSPLMGRSSYLTLPGGGDCSDMGVGSSSLGPARREASGQPSLHRQLSDPNHGSSPGSYRANLGKLGAYPWSQSSPALNHNSTSPLTLAVGSPLLPRSRPPLQFHRGVPALSRFPENGLPGSQEPSPLRGRWVPGTALEAVEEKEKASPSQSRGQLDLLVPFPRAREVRDPDSGVTPNSGPFRPGEQAPEDRRLSPSQADSQLDLLSRALGTGGAPELGSLRPGDWALEDRRLSLNQSHGQSDLLMQYPKAQGSRVPLETNSSARPARQAPDERRQTLGHSQLDLITKFGPFRGEGPGPNGLPIPSPARMAGVGSGDEKRLTLGHSKLDLITKYHQLQGARQGTEPGGPKGGHLNGGNSDLVRDEKRLTLGHSKLDLITKYNKSKFKQLRSRFES is encoded by the exons ATGTTGGgaggcctggggcctgggggccTGGGAGCCCAGGGCATGGCGCGACCCCTGCGGGGCCGGGTGGAGGAGCTGAAGCGGCCGTGGTGGCGGGAGAGCTCACCGCTGGTGCTGCGGCACAGCGAGGCGGCCCAGCTGGCGGCCGACGCCCTCCTGGAGCGGGGTGAGGCTGCCTACCTGCAGGTCGTCTCCGAGGAGCGGGAGCTGCCCTTCCTGAGTGCCCTGGATGTGGACTACATGACCAGCCATGTGCGTGGGGGCCCTGAGCTCAGCGAGGCCCAGGGGCAGGAGGCCTCGGGGCCAGACCGCCTCAGCCTGCTCTCCGAAGTCACCTCAGGCACTTACTTCCCCATGGCCTCTGACATAGACCCCCCAGACCTGGACCTGGGCTGGCCCGAGGTGCCACAGGCCACAGGCTTCAGCCCCACCCAGGCCGTGGTCCACTTCCAGAGGGACAAGGCCAAGAACATCAAGGACCTGCTGCGCTTCCTCTTCAGCCAGGCCCGCACG GTGGTGGCTGTGGTGATGGACATATTCACTGACATGGAGCTTCTGTGTGATCTCATGGAGGCCTCAAGCCGGCGTGGTGTCCCTGTGTACCTGCTCCTGGCCCAGGAGCACCTGAGGCACTTCCTGGAGATGTGCTACAAGATGGACCTCAATGGGGGGCACCTGCCG AACATGCGTGTGCGGAGCACATGTGGGGACACATACTTCAGCAAGGCTGGCCGCCGCTTCACGGGGCAGGCCCTGGAGAAGTTCATCCTCATCGACTGTGAGCAAGTGGTGGCGGGCAGCTACAG CTTCACCTGGCTTTGCAGCCAGGCCCACACTAGCATGGTGCTGCAGCTGAGAGGCCGCATCGTGGAAGACTTTGACCGGGAGTTCCGCTGTCTGTACGCTGAGTCCCGGCCTGTGGAGGGCTTCTGTGGCGGTGTGGACCTGCTCTCTCCCCGGGCACCGCGTCCTCCCCCTGTGGCTGTAGCCTTCGGGCCTGGCATCCCAAGCCCCACGTCATCCCCGCCCTCCAGCACCAGCCTCAGCAGCATCAAGCGGTCACCGCTTATGGGTCGCTCCTCCTACCTCACTCTACCAGGTGGTGGTGATTGCAGTGACATGGGTGTGGGGTCCTCGTCCCTGGGTCCCGCCCGCCGTGAGGCCAGTGGCCAGCCCTCCCTACATCGCCAACTGTCAGACCCTAACCACGGCTCCTCTCCTGGGAGCTATAGGGCCAACCTCGGCAAGCTAGGGGCATACCCGTGGTCCCAGTCCTCCCCTGCCCTCAACCATAATAGTACCAGCCCCTTGACCTTGGCAGTGGGGTCACCTCTGCTTCCTCGCTCCCGGCCCCCCCTCCAGTTCCATCGGggtgtcccagctctgtcccGGTTCCCAGAGAATGGGCTCCCAGGAAGCCAAGAGCCCAGCCCCCTGCGGGGTCGATGGGTACCTGGCACAGCCCTGGAGGCagtggaggagaaggagaaggcatCTCCAAGTCAGAGCCGTGGCCAGCTGGATCTCCTTGTCCCCTTCCCCAGAGCCCGAGAAGTGAGAGACCCTGACTCTGGGGTTACCCCAAACTCAGGCCCCTTTCGGCCTGGCGAGCAGGCCCCAGAGGACAGGAGGTTGTCCCCAAGCCAGGCCGACAGCCAGCTGGATCTCCTGTCCCGAGCCCTGGGTACCGGGGGTGCCCCTGAGTTGGGTTCCCTCAGACCTGGTGATTGGGCCCTGGAGGACAGGAGGCTGTCCCTAAACCAAAGCCATGGCCAATCAGACCTCCTGATGCAGTACCCCAAGGCCCAGGGCTCCAGAGTGCCCCTTGAAACCAACTCCTCAGCCAGACCTGCCAGACAGGCTCCAGATGAGCGGCGGCAGACCCTGGGGCACAGCCAGCTGGACCTCATCACAAAGTTCGGCCCATTCCGTGGTGAGGGGCCTGGGCCCAATGGTCTCCCGATACCAAGCCCTGCTCGCATGGCTGGAGTTGGGTCTGGGGATGAGAAACGGCTGACCCTGGGCCACAGCAAGCTGGACCTCATCACCAAGTATCATCAGTTGCAAGGGGCCAGGCAGGGAACCGAGCCTGGGGGTCCCAAGGGCGGCCATCTCAATGGTGGTAACAGTGACCTGGTCAGGGATGAGAAACGGCTGACCCTGGGTCACAGCAAACTGGACCTCATCACTAAGTACAACAAGTCCAAGTTCAAGCAGCTCCGAAGCCGCTTTGAGTCCTAG
- the MMP24OS gene encoding protein MMP24OS, whose amino-acid sequence MGAQLSGGRGAPEPAQPQPQPQPAAPEGQEQPRPPPQPQPQPQPQPQPEPSPWGPLDDVRFLIACTSWY is encoded by the coding sequence ATGGGGGCTCAGCTAAGCGGTGGCCGCGGCGCCCCGGAGCCTgcgcagccccagccccagccccagcctgcgGCGCCGGAGGGCCAGGAACAGCCCCGGCCtccgccccagccccagccccagccccagccccagccccagcctgagcCCAGCCCGTGGGGGCCGTTGGACGATGTGCGCTTCCTCATCGCCTGCACTTCCTGGTACTGA
- the EIF6 gene encoding eukaryotic translation initiation factor 6 isoform X2 has protein sequence MAVRASFENNCEIGCFAKLTNTYCLVAIGGSENFYRCGGSPGAHGGGEGCAGVKSSGRGRVPSPLPRDHRVHVPTVCSRASSPIPSLWCTRLSPAAASSGACVWETEEILADVLKVEVFRQTVADQVLVGSYCVFSNQGGLVHPKTSIEDQDELSSLLQVPLVAGTVNRGSEVIAAGMVVNDWCAFCGLDTTSTELSVVESVFKLNEAQPSTIATSMRDSLIDSLT, from the exons ATGGCGGTCCGAGCGTCGTTCGAGAACAACTGTGAGATCGGCTGCTTTGCGAAGCTCACCAACACCTACTGTCTGGTGGCGATCGGAGGCTCAGAGAACTTCTACAGGTGCGGCGGGAGCCCCGGGGCTCACGGTGGCGGGGAGGGGTGCGCAGGAGTCAAGAGCTCCGGCAGGGGGAGGGTGCCGTCCCCTCTGCCCCGAGACCACCGAGTCCATGTCCCTACAGTGTGTTCGAGGGCGAGCTCTCCGATACCATCCCTGTGGTGCACGCGTCTATCGCCGGCTGCCGCATCATCGGGCGCATGTGTGTGG GAGACAGAAGAAATTCTGGCAGATGTGCTCAAGGTGGAAGTCTTCAGACAGACAGTGGCTGACCAGGTGCTGGTAGGAAGCTACTGTGTCTTCAGCAATCAGGGAGGGCTGGTGCATCCCAAGACTTCAATTGAAGACCAGGATGAGCTGTCCTCTCTTCTTCAGGTCCCCCTTGTG GCGGGGACTGTGAACCGAGGCAGTGAGGTGATTGCCGCTGGGATGGTGGTGAATGACTGGTGTGCCTTCTGTGGCCTGGACACAACTAGCACAGAGCTGTCAGTGGTGGAGAGTGTCTTCAAGCTGAATGAAGCCCAGCCTAGCACCATTGCCACCAGCATGCGGGATTCCCTCATTGACAG cCTCACCTGA
- the EIF6 gene encoding eukaryotic translation initiation factor 6 isoform X1 — protein sequence MAVRASFENNCEIGCFAKLTNTYCLVAIGGSENFYSVFEGELSDTIPVVHASIAGCRIIGRMCVGNRHGLLVPNNTTDQELQHIRNSLPDTVQIRRVEERLSALGNVTTCNDYVALVHPDLDRETEEILADVLKVEVFRQTVADQVLVGSYCVFSNQGGLVHPKTSIEDQDELSSLLQVPLVAGTVNRGSEVIAAGMVVNDWCAFCGLDTTSTELSVVESVFKLNEAQPSTIATSMRDSLIDSLT from the exons ATGGCGGTCCGAGCGTCGTTCGAGAACAACTGTGAGATCGGCTGCTTTGCGAAGCTCACCAACACCTACTGTCTGGTGGCGATCGGAGGCTCAGAGAACTTCTACAG TGTGTTCGAGGGCGAGCTCTCCGATACCATCCCTGTGGTGCACGCGTCTATCGCCGGCTGCCGCATCATCGGGCGCATGTGTGTGG GGAACAGGCACGGTCTCCTGGTGCCCAACAATACCACCGACCAGGAGCTGCAACACATTCGCAACAGCCTTCCAGACACAGTGCAGATTCGGCGGGTGGAGGAGCGGCTCTCAGCCTTGGGCAATGTCACCACCTGCAATGACTACGTGGCCTTGGTCCACCCAGACTTGGACAGG GAGACAGAAGAAATTCTGGCAGATGTGCTCAAGGTGGAAGTCTTCAGACAGACAGTGGCTGACCAGGTGCTGGTAGGAAGCTACTGTGTCTTCAGCAATCAGGGAGGGCTGGTGCATCCCAAGACTTCAATTGAAGACCAGGATGAGCTGTCCTCTCTTCTTCAGGTCCCCCTTGTG GCGGGGACTGTGAACCGAGGCAGTGAGGTGATTGCCGCTGGGATGGTGGTGAATGACTGGTGTGCCTTCTGTGGCCTGGACACAACTAGCACAGAGCTGTCAGTGGTGGAGAGTGTCTTCAAGCTGAATGAAGCCCAGCCTAGCACCATTGCCACCAGCATGCGGGATTCCCTCATTGACAG cCTCACCTGA